One Parcubacteria group bacterium DNA window includes the following coding sequences:
- a CDS encoding RNA-binding domain-containing protein, protein MKLKESEKIELKSSFSEWKEAIIALCAFANKKGGKVIVGMKDDGTTNEIQVGKNTIEECEKNGNKLPDFSEKTGAFVVSFKKRETKDLEKDLENLGLSENQKKILSEINKNKAITQRELSLKIGINEKNVRNNITELKEKELLERVGSDKGGYWKIIKK, encoded by the coding sequence ATGAAATTGAAAGAATCTGAAAAAATTGAATTGAAATCATCTTTTTCCGAGTGGAAAGAAGCGATAATTGCTCTTTGCGCCTTTGCTAATAAAAAAGGCGGTAAGGTTATCGTTGGAATGAAAGATGATGGTACTACGAATGAAATTCAGGTTGGAAAAAATACGATTGAAGAGTGTGAAAAAAATGGGAACAAGCTGCCTGATTTTTCAGAAAAAACGGGCGCTTTTGTTGTTTCTTTCAAAAAAAGAGAAACAAAAGACCTAGAAAAAGACCTAGAAAACTTGGGGCTCTCAGAAAACCAGAAAAAGATACTCTCTGAAATAAATAAAAATAAAGCCATCACACAAAGAGAATTAAGTCTAAAGATAGGTATTAATGAAAAAAATGTAAGAAATAATATAACTGAACTTAAGGAAAAAGAATTGCTCGAAAGAGTCGGTTCCGACAAGGGCGGATACTGGAAAATAATAAAGAAATAA
- a CDS encoding glycosyltransferase, producing the protein MKKKILHLITGLELGGGAENMLLQLLPEMQEELDNRICVIKGRGEIGKKLENLGIPVYYLDLKSIFDFGMIFRYNKVLKDFNPDVQVNYLIHADIFGRIFGKIFGVKKIVPYIRNIHKGKKFLLFLDKITLFLADFVLTNSEASRKYYIEKMGFKKEKTMCIPNGINLSRFENLNVDVAEKKKEIGIPENSLVIGCVARMEKQKDIPTLAKAFKLVKEKHGNAVLLLVGHGSEKENIKNFAKEIGIEKEVFFLEKRTDVPELLQIMDIFVLPSLNEGMSNALLEAMASKKLIITSDIEENKELIENEKEGLNFEAGNLVDLAEKINGCMNNLNEANNFKNDAFRKVINKYDLHIIKENYKIFLLNQ; encoded by the coding sequence ATGAAAAAGAAAATTTTGCATTTAATTACTGGGTTGGAATTAGGCGGGGGAGCGGAAAATATGCTCCTTCAGCTTTTGCCTGAGATGCAGGAAGAATTAGATAATAGAATTTGCGTGATAAAGGGAAGGGGGGAGATAGGGAAAAAGTTGGAGAATTTGGGCATTCCTGTTTATTATTTGGATTTAAAAAGCATTTTTGATTTTGGGATGATTTTCCGGTATAATAAAGTGCTAAAGGATTTTAATCCTGATGTACAGGTGAATTATCTAATTCATGCCGATATATTCGGAAGGATATTCGGGAAAATATTCGGAGTCAAAAAAATTGTTCCTTATATCCGCAATATCCATAAGGGTAAAAAATTTCTGCTGTTTTTGGATAAGATCACTTTGTTTCTGGCTGATTTTGTACTGACAAATTCCGAAGCTTCAAGAAAATATTATATCGAGAAGATGGGATTTAAGAAAGAAAAGACTATGTGCATTCCCAATGGCATTAATCTCTCCCGATTTGAAAATTTAAATGTAGATGTAGCTGAGAAGAAGAAAGAAATCGGAATTCCGGAAAATAGCTTGGTTATCGGATGCGTAGCAAGGATGGAAAAGCAAAAGGATATTCCAACGCTAGCCAAGGCATTCAAGCTGGTGAAAGAAAAGCATGGTAATGCGGTCTTGCTGCTTGTCGGACACGGGAGCGAAAAAGAAAATATTAAGAATTTCGCAAAAGAGATTGGGATAGAAAAAGAAGTTTTTTTTCTGGAAAAAAGAACTGATGTTCCTGAATTGCTCCAGATTATGGATATTTTTGTCTTGCCGTCATTGAATGAAGGCATGAGCAACGCGCTCTTGGAAGCCATGGCATCGAAAAAGCTTATAATCACAAGCGATATTGAAGAAAATAAAGAACTAATTGAAAATGAGAAAGAAGGACTTAATTTTGAAGCAGGAAACCTAGTAGATTTAGCAGAAAAAATCAATGGTTGCATGAATAATTTGAATGAAGCAAATAATTTCAAAAATGATGCTTTTCGAAAAGTGATCAACAAATACGATTTGCATATAATAAAAGAAAATTATAAAATTTTTTTGTTAAACCAATGA